Proteins encoded in a region of the Gulosibacter sediminis genome:
- a CDS encoding ABC transporter substrate-binding protein, translating to MVKSSVARSSRKALGALGAFAAVALVLTGCVQNTEGTGGNANPTESAEISVTKSDTAAALVPEEISSAGVLRVGTDATYAPNQYAGPDGQPVGWEVELVEAIGTKLDLDVEWSKEGFDQIIPKVTGGTLDMGSSSFSDTVERQESVDFVDFYSAGLQYVRGVDVDPLPDSLCGLTIGAQATTTSDDYLMAASDECEANGEEPIDLVKKDGQDEATNDVVLGNTDYMLADSPIAQNSVLQASDKITLEGDVFDAAPYGLVFAKDTELTQAVQTAMQELMDDGTYEQILSNWGVQDGAVDEAVINGVS from the coding sequence ATGGTGAAATCGTCCGTCGCTCGTTCTTCCCGGAAAGCCCTCGGTGCCCTTGGCGCCTTCGCCGCGGTTGCCCTCGTGCTCACCGGCTGCGTCCAGAACACCGAGGGGACCGGCGGCAACGCCAACCCCACCGAGAGCGCCGAAATCTCGGTGACGAAGTCTGACACCGCCGCCGCGCTCGTGCCCGAGGAGATCTCGAGCGCTGGCGTGCTCCGCGTGGGCACCGACGCCACCTACGCTCCGAACCAGTACGCCGGCCCCGACGGGCAGCCGGTAGGTTGGGAGGTCGAACTCGTCGAGGCGATCGGCACGAAGCTTGACCTCGACGTCGAGTGGTCGAAGGAGGGCTTCGACCAGATCATCCCGAAGGTCACCGGTGGCACGCTCGACATGGGCTCGTCGAGCTTCTCCGACACCGTCGAGCGCCAGGAGTCGGTTGACTTCGTCGACTTCTACTCTGCCGGCCTCCAGTATGTACGCGGCGTTGACGTCGACCCGCTGCCGGACTCGCTGTGCGGCCTCACTATCGGCGCGCAGGCGACCACCACCTCCGACGACTACCTCATGGCCGCGAGCGACGAGTGCGAGGCGAACGGCGAGGAGCCGATCGACCTCGTGAAGAAGGACGGTCAGGACGAGGCCACGAACGACGTCGTGCTTGGAAACACCGACTACATGCTCGCCGACTCTCCGATTGCGCAGAACAGCGTGCTGCAGGCCTCCGACAAGATCACCCTTGAGGGCGACGTCTTCGACGCGGCACCGTACGGCCTCGTGTTCGCGAAGGACACCGAGCTGACGCAGGCGGTTCAGACCGCCATGCAGGAGCTCATGGATGATGGCACCTACGAACAGATCCTCAGCAACTGGGGTGTTCAGGACGGCGCCGTCGACGAAGCTGTGATCAACGGTGTCAGCTAG
- a CDS encoding amino acid ABC transporter permease, with protein sequence MSASTEPIVAVKLRHPWRTTVAIVLVLLLAVFIYDAATRETFRWHLVGAYLFDTRIFQAVGVTLALTILSMVLAVVMGLVLAVMRLSDNPVLRTLSWLYLWLFRGTPVYVQLVFWGLLSTIYRSIEVGVPFTDTTFFTIAPFEAIDLFWLAVLGLAFNEAAYMAEIVRSGILSVDAGQEEASKALGMSWRDTMLRIIIPQSMRVIIPPTGNELISMLKTTSLVTALGFTLDLYARSREISAALYEPVPLLIVASIWYLVVTSVLMVGQHYLEAYFGRGVAPQKDTGVADTGVLKLPAGEQTGAVPTADSATSTRTTGDGA encoded by the coding sequence GTGTCAGCTAGCACCGAACCCATCGTCGCGGTCAAGCTGCGACACCCCTGGCGGACGACCGTCGCGATCGTCCTCGTGCTGCTGCTCGCCGTATTCATTTACGACGCGGCAACGCGCGAGACCTTCCGCTGGCACCTCGTCGGGGCGTACCTCTTCGACACTCGGATCTTCCAGGCCGTCGGCGTGACCCTCGCCCTCACCATTCTCTCGATGGTGCTCGCGGTGGTCATGGGCCTCGTGCTCGCCGTCATGCGGCTCAGCGATAACCCGGTGCTGCGCACCCTGTCGTGGCTGTACCTCTGGCTCTTCCGCGGCACGCCAGTGTATGTGCAGCTCGTGTTCTGGGGTCTGCTGTCGACGATCTACCGGTCGATCGAGGTCGGCGTGCCGTTCACCGACACGACCTTCTTCACGATCGCCCCGTTCGAGGCAATCGACCTGTTCTGGCTCGCCGTGCTCGGCCTCGCCTTCAACGAGGCCGCGTACATGGCCGAGATCGTGCGCTCGGGCATTCTCTCGGTCGATGCTGGTCAGGAGGAGGCATCAAAGGCGCTCGGCATGAGCTGGCGCGACACCATGCTGCGGATCATCATTCCGCAGTCGATGCGGGTGATCATTCCGCCGACCGGCAACGAGCTCATCTCGATGCTGAAGACCACCTCGCTCGTGACAGCGCTCGGGTTCACGCTCGACCTCTATGCGCGCTCGCGGGAGATCTCGGCCGCGCTCTACGAGCCGGTGCCGCTGCTCATCGTGGCGAGCATCTGGTACCTCGTGGTCACGAGCGTGCTCATGGTCGGTCAGCACTACCTCGAGGCATACTTCGGCCGCGGGGTAGCGCCGCAGAAGGACACGGGCGTCGCCGACACCGGCGTGCTCAAGCTCCCGGCAGGGGAGCAAACCGGGGCGGTGCCGACGGCCGACTCGGCGACCTCGACGCGAACGACGGGAGACGGCGCATGA
- a CDS encoding amino acid ABC transporter ATP-binding protein, whose product MTATATATPMVRAEHIVKRFGSNTVLKDISLEVGRGQVLCLIGPSGSGKSTLLRCINHLETIDGGRLWVEDELIGYRQRGDKLYEMTPKEVSTQRADIGMVFQRFNLFPHMTALENIIEAPMRVKREKKSVASKRAMELLEQVGLAHKAKSYPGHLSGGQQQRVAIARALAMQPKLMLFDEPTSALDPELVGDVLGVMKQLAESGMTMVVVTHEMAFARDVGDHLVFMDAGVVVEEGDPRDVISNPQHARTKAFLSRVG is encoded by the coding sequence ATGACCGCAACAGCCACCGCGACGCCGATGGTGCGCGCGGAACACATCGTCAAGCGCTTCGGCTCGAACACAGTGCTCAAGGACATCTCGCTCGAGGTCGGGCGCGGCCAGGTGCTCTGCCTGATCGGGCCGTCAGGCTCGGGTAAGTCGACCCTGCTGCGCTGCATCAACCACCTCGAGACGATCGACGGCGGGCGGCTCTGGGTCGAGGACGAGCTCATCGGCTATCGGCAGCGGGGCGACAAGCTCTACGAGATGACGCCGAAGGAGGTGTCGACGCAGCGCGCTGACATCGGCATGGTGTTCCAGCGCTTCAACCTGTTCCCGCACATGACCGCGCTCGAGAACATCATTGAGGCCCCGATGCGAGTCAAGCGCGAGAAGAAGTCGGTCGCCTCGAAGCGGGCGATGGAATTGCTCGAGCAGGTCGGCCTCGCCCACAAGGCGAAGTCGTACCCCGGGCACCTCTCGGGCGGCCAGCAGCAGCGTGTCGCGATCGCCCGGGCGCTCGCGATGCAGCCGAAGCTCATGCTCTTCGACGAGCCGACCTCGGCGCTCGACCCCGAGCTCGTCGGTGACGTGCTCGGCGTCATGAAGCAGCTCGCCGAGAGCGGCATGACCATGGTCGTCGTGACGCACGAGATGGCGTTCGCACGCGATGTCGGCGATCACCTCGTGTTCATGGACGCGGGCGTCGTAGTGGAGGAGGGCGACCCGCGGGACGTCATTTCGAACCCGCAGCACGCGCGCACGAAGGCGTTCCTCTCGCGGGTTGGTTAA
- a CDS encoding D-arabinono-1,4-lactone oxidase, whose protein sequence is MAVGTVLDKRESAIELVRPTTLAQVQDTVRRAHLTGAQVRLIDLQGSGDAAQPGITIDPRGLRGLVSVDPAAGTATFLAGTTIDQAATQLEAEGLSMVGAPSNAKLTLGEGVVLGGHSGAPRDASFPASIAGVTLVDETGAVLRVSASRNPHYWSAARLSLGALGIVTEVTVRVRRYQALRVKRVKADLRSMLRDLPEARSKVDYYVAAWRPGHDAVKLTLGWLEDASPAQVAARRGNLSSALHAQDEKPSLFGRLRAGVRRLFGGGTERLDERREGSTGSLAEGRDVAGANSSAVTMEYQFPLYKVDLVLQALHELAQRNRAFSGVQARLGMVARDDVWLSPAYGQDVVAVALDVSDASGRNLEALQQTEELFIYLGGLPNWAGWNTFTAGEAADVMPRYSDFVHIAHDLDPDGIFRNAAADRLVH, encoded by the coding sequence GTGGCTGTAGGTACCGTCCTCGACAAGCGCGAGTCAGCGATCGAACTCGTTCGTCCCACCACACTTGCGCAGGTGCAAGACACGGTGCGGCGCGCGCATCTCACCGGCGCACAGGTGCGGCTGATCGACCTGCAGGGTAGCGGCGACGCCGCGCAGCCCGGCATCACGATCGACCCGCGCGGCCTCCGCGGGCTCGTGAGCGTCGACCCGGCGGCGGGCACGGCGACGTTCCTCGCCGGCACGACGATCGATCAGGCTGCGACCCAACTCGAGGCCGAGGGCCTGTCGATGGTCGGTGCGCCGAGCAACGCGAAGCTCACGCTCGGCGAGGGCGTCGTGCTCGGCGGTCACAGCGGCGCACCGCGCGACGCGAGCTTCCCCGCATCCATCGCCGGCGTCACGCTCGTCGACGAGACCGGCGCAGTCCTCCGCGTCTCGGCCTCGCGCAACCCCCACTACTGGAGTGCCGCGCGTCTCTCGCTCGGCGCGCTCGGCATTGTCACCGAGGTGACTGTGCGGGTGCGTCGCTATCAGGCGCTCCGGGTCAAGCGGGTCAAGGCCGACCTGCGCTCGATGCTCCGCGACCTGCCCGAGGCGCGCAGCAAGGTCGACTATTACGTCGCGGCCTGGCGCCCCGGCCACGACGCCGTCAAGCTCACGCTCGGCTGGCTCGAGGATGCGTCGCCCGCGCAGGTCGCGGCACGTCGCGGCAATCTGTCATCGGCGCTCCACGCGCAGGACGAAAAGCCGAGCCTGTTTGGTCGCCTCCGCGCCGGCGTGCGTCGCTTGTTCGGCGGCGGCACCGAGCGCCTCGACGAGCGCCGCGAGGGCTCGACCGGCTCGCTCGCCGAGGGGCGTGACGTCGCCGGCGCGAACTCGAGCGCGGTGACGATGGAATACCAGTTCCCGCTCTACAAGGTCGACCTCGTGCTGCAGGCGCTGCACGAGCTCGCGCAGCGCAACCGCGCGTTCTCGGGCGTCCAGGCGCGCCTCGGCATGGTCGCGCGCGACGACGTGTGGCTGTCGCCGGCGTACGGACAGGATGTCGTGGCCGTCGCGCTCGACGTGAGTGACGCATCCGGCCGCAACCTCGAGGCCCTGCAGCAGACCGAGGAACTCTTCATCTACCTCGGCGGGCTGCCGAACTGGGCGGGTTGGAACACCTTCACCGCCGGCGAAGCTGCCGACGTCATGCCCCGCTACAGCGACTTCGTGCACATCGCTCACGACCTTGATCCTGATGGAATCTTCAGGAACGCGGCGGCGGACCGCCTGGTGCATTAA
- a CDS encoding DsbA family protein gives MASKDRDRIRQLREEANALRKKEEARKRRSRMFAQLGIVAGAVVVIAALVLLVVMGPKWFSNQVTPSAEGEIELTNSAGEAVSLPIRVEEDGGVVVGSDDAPAKLDYYFDFSCPHCQDYHTAMESSYEQVIADGDVQVTYHMIRFVQDYGQYAGSATAGVISADPSLFYTVVNGIFSVPAETQVTWGYSDYASYVQTLGFTDEEVIQNIADGNYGGWISDNTQRAREDGISGTPSVAVNGTLLETVPASLDELLDAIGAEPAATTDSTTEPTATTGN, from the coding sequence ATGGCCAGTAAAGACCGCGACCGTATTCGACAGCTTCGTGAGGAAGCCAACGCGCTTCGCAAGAAGGAAGAGGCTCGCAAGCGTCGCAGCCGGATGTTCGCCCAGCTCGGTATTGTGGCCGGCGCCGTCGTCGTGATTGCGGCGCTCGTGCTCCTCGTCGTGATGGGCCCGAAGTGGTTCAGTAACCAGGTGACACCGTCCGCTGAAGGCGAGATCGAACTCACGAACTCGGCGGGCGAGGCAGTGAGCCTGCCCATCCGTGTCGAGGAAGATGGCGGCGTCGTGGTCGGCTCTGACGACGCGCCCGCGAAGCTCGACTACTACTTCGACTTCTCCTGCCCGCACTGCCAGGACTACCACACCGCGATGGAGTCGTCGTACGAGCAGGTTATTGCCGACGGCGACGTGCAGGTGACCTATCACATGATCCGCTTCGTGCAGGACTACGGCCAGTACGCTGGCTCGGCCACCGCGGGTGTCATCAGCGCAGACCCGAGCCTCTTCTACACCGTCGTGAACGGCATCTTCTCGGTGCCGGCCGAGACGCAGGTCACCTGGGGCTACAGCGACTACGCGTCGTACGTACAGACCCTCGGCTTCACCGACGAAGAGGTTATCCAGAACATCGCCGACGGCAACTACGGCGGCTGGATCAGCGACAACACCCAGCGCGCCCGTGAAGACGGCATCTCGGGCACCCCTTCCGTTGCAGTGAACGGCACGCTCCTCGAGACCGTGCCCGCCTCGCTCGACGAGCTGCTTGACGCCATCGGCGCCGAGCCCGCGGCGACGACCGACTCGACCACCGAGCCGACCGCCACGACGGGGAACTAG
- a CDS encoding vitamin K epoxide reductase family protein, whose translation MSATLDERLGEEASDTAIPAAARTLVTGWTLLIGGGIGLIASFMLTIEYFHNLADPSAELLCDLSVFVTCQPAMNSTAGAILGFPNVILGLVCFTIAVVSGVVLVARVKLPDWYFVGLQIGLIGAAVLITYLQWFSAFELRALCLWCMVIWTATIPTVTLTTIGNLANGRLGRGGVKLGKGLANWAWVVVVIWYLAVIGLVLAGMWEPIRLSLI comes from the coding sequence TTGAGCGCGACCCTTGACGAACGCCTCGGCGAGGAGGCGAGCGACACGGCCATTCCGGCTGCCGCCCGCACCCTCGTCACGGGGTGGACCCTCCTCATCGGCGGCGGTATTGGCCTCATCGCGAGCTTCATGCTCACGATCGAGTACTTCCACAACCTCGCCGACCCGAGCGCCGAGTTGCTCTGCGACCTCAGCGTCTTTGTCACCTGCCAGCCGGCGATGAACTCGACCGCGGGGGCCATCCTCGGCTTCCCGAACGTCATTCTCGGCCTCGTCTGCTTCACGATCGCGGTCGTCTCGGGCGTCGTGCTCGTCGCCCGTGTTAAGCTGCCGGACTGGTACTTCGTCGGCCTGCAGATCGGCCTGATCGGCGCCGCAGTGCTCATCACCTACCTGCAGTGGTTCTCGGCCTTCGAGCTGCGCGCCCTCTGCCTCTGGTGCATGGTCATCTGGACCGCCACGATCCCGACCGTCACCCTCACCACGATCGGCAACCTCGCGAACGGCCGCCTCGGCCGCGGGGGAGTGAAGCTCGGCAAGGGCCTCGCCAACTGGGCGTGGGTCGTCGTCGTGATCTGGTACCTCGCCGTCATCGGCCTCGTGCTCGCCGGCATGTGGGAACCGATCCGGCTCAGCCTGATCTAG
- a CDS encoding TetR/AcrR family transcriptional regulator, with amino-acid sequence MTEPSAPAKHELAERIRTVALQEFAARGYGVSLQQIAERSGCTKANVLYHFGSKEELFRAVLAPVIEASRELERRLDVEPDFDPARGAAELMVNNRHAVRMLVFHHRSLPDAREANFFLDIIQRVAAKLAPNDPTAPTRAVVAFIGIAYVLSVDPEDADAADFPQFDVDFPGFTSLDAIAQLVCQLTLAPSL; translated from the coding sequence GTGACAGAACCCAGCGCGCCGGCCAAGCATGAGCTCGCCGAACGCATCCGTACCGTTGCCCTCCAAGAGTTCGCCGCCCGCGGCTATGGCGTCTCACTCCAGCAGATTGCCGAGCGCAGCGGCTGCACGAAGGCGAATGTGCTCTATCACTTCGGCAGTAAAGAGGAGCTCTTCCGGGCGGTGCTCGCGCCGGTGATCGAGGCGAGCCGCGAGCTCGAGCGTCGCCTCGACGTCGAGCCCGACTTCGACCCGGCGCGAGGCGCGGCCGAACTCATGGTGAATAACCGCCACGCGGTGAGGATGCTCGTCTTCCACCACCGCTCGCTGCCAGACGCCCGCGAGGCGAACTTCTTCCTCGACATCATCCAGCGCGTTGCGGCGAAGCTTGCGCCGAACGATCCGACCGCGCCGACGCGCGCCGTGGTCGCGTTCATCGGTATCGCCTATGTGCTCTCGGTCGACCCCGAAGACGCCGACGCTGCCGACTTCCCGCAGTTCGACGTTGATTTCCCGGGGTTCACGAGCCTCGACGCCATCGCGCAGCTCGTCTGCCAACTCACCCTCGCCCCCTCGCTCTAA
- a CDS encoding MMPL family transporter → MALLLYRIGRFSFRHAWQVLVSWLVVFAAALGLGLGLGGQMNESFEIPGSESQDALDRLAQVFPEVAGLSAQVVIETTDGSSIDTHRDELAQVASDISDLEHVTQALDPYSEYATGTLSDDGEAAIIQVQFDTDMMDKLGDDKQNVVDIAETLEDDGLRVEFGGTLYQDITYGLTVTEAIGVAFAAIVLIVAFGSVLAAGLPLASALLAVGVTMGALLFVTRFVVVSNASPLLAVMIGIAVGIDYALFILSRHRNQLAKGMRVEESAATSVGTSGSAVTFAAATVMVALLGLLIVDIPFLSVMGVAAAGGVLMALLAALTLLPALFGLAGERLRPKEGSRVWRRETGENAKPTMGRRWVRLVLRAPIVFVILVIGVLGVTALPALHMETSLPSGKNEAEGATAREAYDMITDHFGEGSNGPMLVMLDITQMDNDTLVDDLAAIRDRVAAVPGVASAGDALPNPTVDSAIIQVIPTTGPADPETTKTVAALRALAAGIEADYNAVSSVTGSTAVQIDITDRLNGALLPFAGVVVGLSFILLALVFRSILVPLKAAVSFLLSAFAAFGVVVMVFQDGVLGTIMGIVPGPIISFLPVILLAIVFGLAMDYEVFLVSGMREAHVRGLEPREAIEEGFASAARVVTAAALIMFFVFVAFVPEGAGVIKVIALGLAVGIFFDAFLVRMTLVPALMALFGRHAWQLPKWLERNLPDLDIEGEHLREYRGRAEWAQQHHAAIAFEDLVVGSERAQFAPVTGEVHAGGVLVVRGEVAPRAVVAATFAGRVNPYGGRLHVLGRTLPGDGGALISRVAIADLGNLDDRARELSLGQLIGRHGAFGRTDLRTELPEHQVVSVIEDLDAALRSVGWDGPRLTAQTRLTSLDALGRAVALAGAAVVELPELLVLEVGALGFDFRAGALVARAVAAVQRLIRDDVTLVLTTGVAFDAAQLRELGREIEVINLVRAKSSPASANLDSSARKELHR, encoded by the coding sequence GTGGCGCTGCTTCTCTATCGCATCGGACGCTTTTCATTTCGGCACGCCTGGCAGGTGCTTGTCTCCTGGCTCGTCGTATTTGCCGCCGCGTTGGGCCTCGGGCTGGGGCTCGGCGGGCAGATGAACGAGTCGTTCGAGATTCCCGGCAGCGAGTCGCAGGATGCGCTCGACCGCCTCGCGCAGGTGTTCCCCGAAGTCGCGGGGCTGAGCGCCCAGGTCGTAATCGAGACGACCGACGGCAGCTCAATCGACACCCACCGCGACGAACTCGCGCAGGTCGCGAGTGACATCAGCGACCTCGAGCACGTGACGCAGGCGCTCGATCCGTACTCGGAGTACGCGACCGGCACGCTCAGCGACGACGGCGAGGCCGCGATCATCCAGGTGCAGTTCGACACCGACATGATGGACAAACTCGGCGACGACAAGCAGAACGTCGTCGACATCGCCGAGACGTTGGAAGACGACGGCCTGCGCGTGGAGTTCGGCGGCACCCTTTATCAAGACATCACCTACGGGCTCACCGTCACCGAGGCGATCGGCGTGGCCTTCGCCGCGATCGTGCTCATCGTCGCCTTCGGCTCGGTGCTCGCCGCGGGCCTGCCCCTCGCCTCCGCGCTGCTTGCCGTCGGCGTGACGATGGGCGCGCTGCTGTTCGTCACCCGCTTCGTTGTCGTCTCGAACGCGAGCCCGCTGCTCGCCGTAATGATCGGCATCGCGGTCGGCATCGACTACGCCCTGTTCATCTTGTCGCGGCACCGCAACCAGCTGGCAAAGGGGATGCGGGTCGAGGAATCGGCCGCGACCTCCGTCGGCACGAGCGGCTCGGCGGTGACCTTCGCCGCGGCCACCGTCATGGTGGCGCTGCTTGGCTTGCTCATCGTCGACATCCCCTTCCTCTCGGTCATGGGCGTCGCGGCGGCGGGCGGCGTGCTCATGGCGCTGCTCGCCGCGCTCACCCTGCTGCCCGCGCTGTTCGGGCTCGCGGGCGAGCGCCTGCGCCCGAAGGAGGGCAGCCGCGTCTGGCGACGCGAGACCGGCGAGAACGCGAAGCCGACGATGGGTCGCCGATGGGTGCGGCTGGTGCTGCGGGCCCCCATCGTGTTCGTCATTCTCGTCATCGGTGTGCTCGGGGTCACCGCCCTGCCGGCGCTGCACATGGAGACCTCGCTGCCGAGCGGCAAGAACGAGGCCGAGGGCGCAACCGCCCGCGAGGCGTACGACATGATCACCGATCACTTCGGTGAGGGCAGCAACGGCCCGATGCTCGTCATGCTCGACATCACGCAGATGGACAACGACACGCTCGTCGACGATCTCGCAGCGATCCGTGACCGCGTCGCGGCAGTGCCGGGTGTCGCGTCCGCCGGTGACGCCCTGCCGAATCCCACGGTCGACTCCGCGATCATCCAGGTGATCCCGACGACCGGGCCCGCCGACCCCGAGACGACGAAGACCGTCGCCGCGCTCCGCGCGCTCGCGGCCGGCATCGAGGCCGACTACAACGCTGTGAGCTCGGTCACTGGCTCGACGGCCGTGCAGATCGACATCACCGACCGGCTCAACGGCGCGCTCTTGCCCTTCGCTGGCGTCGTCGTCGGGCTCAGCTTCATCCTGCTCGCCCTCGTTTTCCGTTCGATCCTCGTGCCGCTCAAGGCGGCCGTGAGCTTCCTGCTCTCGGCGTTCGCCGCGTTCGGCGTGGTGGTTATGGTGTTCCAAGACGGCGTGCTCGGCACGATCATGGGCATCGTGCCCGGGCCGATCATCTCGTTCCTGCCGGTCATCCTGCTCGCAATCGTCTTCGGGCTCGCGATGGACTACGAGGTGTTCCTCGTCTCGGGCATGCGCGAGGCGCACGTGCGCGGGCTGGAACCGAGGGAGGCGATCGAAGAGGGGTTCGCGTCGGCCGCCCGCGTCGTCACCGCGGCCGCGCTCATCATGTTCTTCGTGTTCGTCGCCTTCGTGCCCGAGGGCGCGGGCGTGATCAAGGTGATCGCGCTCGGCCTCGCTGTCGGCATCTTCTTCGACGCATTCCTCGTGCGCATGACCCTCGTGCCCGCGCTCATGGCGCTGTTCGGCAGGCACGCCTGGCAGCTGCCGAAGTGGCTCGAGCGCAATCTACCCGACCTCGACATCGAGGGCGAGCACCTGCGCGAGTACCGCGGACGGGCCGAGTGGGCGCAGCAGCACCACGCGGCGATCGCGTTCGAAGACCTCGTCGTGGGCAGCGAGCGCGCGCAGTTCGCCCCGGTGACGGGCGAGGTACACGCGGGCGGCGTGCTCGTAGTGCGGGGCGAGGTGGCGCCGCGCGCCGTCGTCGCCGCGACCTTCGCCGGCCGGGTGAACCCCTACGGTGGCCGACTTCACGTGCTCGGCCGCACGCTGCCCGGCGACGGCGGCGCCCTGATCTCACGCGTCGCGATCGCCGACCTCGGCAACCTCGACGACCGGGCGCGCGAACTGTCGCTCGGCCAGCTCATCGGCCGCCACGGCGCGTTCGGCCGCACCGACCTGCGCACCGAGCTGCCCGAGCATCAGGTCGTGTCGGTGATTGAGGACCTCGACGCCGCGCTGCGTTCGGTCGGCTGGGACGGCCCGCGCCTCACGGCGCAGACCCGGCTCACCAGCCTGGATGCGCTGGGCCGCGCCGTCGCGCTCGCAGGCGCCGCCGTGGTCGAGCTTCCCGAGCTGCTCGTGCTCGAGGTCGGTGCGCTCGGCTTCGACTTCCGCGCGGGCGCGCTCGTCGCACGGGCCGTCGCGGCCGTGCAGCGGCTGATCCGCGACGACGTCACCCTCGTACTCACGACGGGCGTGGCGTTCGACGCCGCGCAGCTGCGCGAGCTCGGGCGTGAGATCGAGGTCATCAACCTCGTCCGCGCGAAATCGAGCCCAGCATCCGCCAATCTTGACTCTTCTGCCCGAAAGGAGCTGCACCGATGA